The DNA segment CAGAACACAGGGAACAGAACACAGGGAACAGAACACATGAAACAGAACACAGGAAACAGAACACAGGGAACAGAACACAGGAAACAGAACACATGAAACAGAACACAGGAAACAGAACACATGAAACAGAACACATGAAACAGAACACAGGGAACAGAACACAAGCCAAAATGTAACCCGACTATTATATTTCATGGGAATATTAACGTTATTCCAACAGGTTTCACTACTCTGTATTACCGTATATTTTGTACCCAGGAAATATATTATCTAAGATGACACGATACATAGTTATACATACCGTTCAAAAAAGCACTATACATAATGATATTGACTATTTTCATGTATAAAAAAATGGGTTTTATTTCTTATATGGATAAACACGTTCGTTAATATCAGTATGTTAATTATTGAAGACTAAATTACACTATTAAAAAATACAATTAATTGCATtattaacaaaatatatatataataattttctgaAGGTATGGTTActgaataatacataaatatgtCTTTATTTAACATACGCATCTTGACAATTTTTTTCAAAACTTTCTTGAAAACTTTCTTGAATATTTAAAAACTTTTTTCAATACTTTCTTGAAAACTTTCTTGAATATTTGTAAACTTTCTTCAATACTTTCTTGAAAACTTCTTCAATACTTTCTTGAAAACTTTCTTGAATTCTTTCTTGAAAACATTCTTCAATACTTTCTTGAACACTTTCTTGAATTCTTTCTTGAATTCTTTCTTGAAAACATTCTTCAATACTTTCTTGAAAACTTTCTTGAATTCTTTCTTGAAAACATTCTTCAATACTTTCTTGAAAACTTTCTTCAATACTTTCTTGAAAACTTTCTTCAATACTTTCTTGAAAACTTTCTTCAATACTTTCTTGAAAACTTCCTTCAATACTTTCTTGAACTTTCTTGAATATTTGTAAACTTTCTTGAATACTTTCTTGAAAACTTTCTTGAAAACTTCCTTGAATTTTTTCTTTAAAACTTTCTTGAATTCTTTTTTGAATACTTTCTTGAATACTTTCTTGAAAACTTTTTTGAATTCTTTCTTGAAAACATTCTTCAATACTTTCTTGAAAACTTTCTTGAATTCTTTCTTGAAAACATTCTTCAATACTTTCTTGAAAACTTTCTTCAATACTTTCTTGAAAACTTTCTTCAATACTTTCTTGAAAACTTTCTTGAATACTTTCTTGAAAACTTATTTCAATACTTTCTTGAACTTTCTTGAATATTTGTAAACTTTCTTGAATACTTTCTTGAATACTTTCTTGAATTCTTTCTTGAAAACTTTCTTGA comes from the Procambarus clarkii isolate CNS0578487 chromosome 73, FALCON_Pclarkii_2.0, whole genome shotgun sequence genome and includes:
- the LOC123774109 gene encoding uncharacterized protein PF3D7_1120000-like; the protein is MVFKKVFKKKFKKVLKKVLKKVFKKVFKKVFKKVFKKEFKKAFKKEFNKVFKKKVFKKVLKKVFKKVLKKVFKKVLKKVFKKVLKNVFKKVFKKVFKKEFKKVFKKEFKKKVFKKVLKKVFKKVLKKVFKKVLKNVFKKEFKKVFKKVLKNVFKKEFKKVFKKVFKKVFKKEFKKVLKKKFKEVFKKVFKKVFKKVYKYSRKFKKVLKEVFKKVLKKVFKKVLKKVFKKVLKKVFKKVLKNVFKKEFKKVFKKVLKNVFKKEFKKEFKKVFKKVLKNVFKKEFKKVFKKVLKKFSRKY